The genomic stretch AGGGTCGGATCCCACCCACAAACCTCAAGCACGCAAACACGCGTAGCTGATCGGATGCACGATTTTTAAGGCACATCACGGGCGCTGCTTCGGCAGCTCGCAGTACCCTGAGCTACTCAGCTGCGCGTGCAGAACAACGTTCCTGCTCTCTGTGCGATCTTGGTGTTAGTTATGCAATCGAATCTCTTTGTCTTTTTCTGCTTGAGTTACTTCAGAAGAAACACGACTGATACGCAGCTTGTGATCCATTCTTCGCTCCTGAAATATGTTTTCTTTTATGTCTGCAGTGCTGCAAATTGGAAATACGCTGCCAAACAGTTCGTGAAAAGCCATCCTAAAGACGTTGTGGTGCATCGTGAGTTATTCGATCGTTCTATAATATGTGTTAGGGAGAATTAGAATTACCCTTGAAGAGCTCAGATAAACGCAAGTCCTTTGATATATATTTTCGAAtgattatttttcgatcttaaaatTTCAATTATTCTTTGTAAATTGAGTACCTCTTTCGAAATCTGAAACTCAAAActtctttttttattgtttacttgAAAATATTGCTCAGGTAGCTTGCATTTGAGTAGGAAAGGGTGGTATAAGTTTCTAAAGTGACGTGAAGATGGCTTTTTTGTTTTGTACTGATTGGCAAGAATATAGGGACCCTATATGTTTAAGAGAATTATGATCTAATTTATAAATGCATAGCTAGATACTATAATAAGTGAACACCAAATGTCTTTTAAAAACTATTCAGATGCATTAAGAGACAAGCATGCAAGTTCCCAGAGGACTGTTGAGAACGTGGCATAAATTTGAATATAGGTTTAGTTTCGGATGATGAACATCCTATTCGTGagctatgaaattattttcaagtatATGGATATTTCACTGGTAAAATAGGATTTGAAACTGGTACTGTTAACATGAATTGATATCAAATTCATTTTTCATCAAGTTTTCTGCAAAATGTAagcatttttttatattaaatattcaATAACATTACATAAATTGGTTCTTCTTATGTTTGCATTTTGGATATCCGATATCTACAGAACACTTTCTCCTTCTTTTTCCCAATTGaactataatttaataataactaaagtgtttcttttttaatttaaggACAATTGAAGTGTTTCTTatttaatttaagaacaactgAAATGTTTCTTttattccttctttctttctattaTAATCTGTGATTTATACTTTGTTTTTCTGCAGGCAGTGAATGTAATTATTCGACATTGACTTTTGATGGTGTTGATGTAATGGGTGAGAGATTAGCAGATGAGGTTCCTGCTCTTTTTCTTAATCTTCAACCATCTGTCTGTGCTGCCTAAATATAATAAGacattacaaaaaaataatctttaatgcCAGACACAAGTTAATTAGATATAGGTTGATTCCATCTATTTCTAGATTATGTGATCGATTGGGTTTTGTCATTAGGGTTCTTGATCAATTATGTTATTAGTTTGCTTAACTAATATGTTTTTTGTATCAGGTTATATCGATTGTTGCTAATAATCCTGGTCTTCAAAAGATTTCATTTGTTGGTCATTCACTTGGTGGCTTGATTTCAAGATATGCTATTAGTCTACTATATGAGAAGTCAATACGGAAGCGCAGTTCAGAGGAAAATGGGGAATGTGAAGACCATACTCCTGGAACCACATGTGTGGACAAAATTTTAAAAGGCAAAATTGCTGGACTGGAGCCAATTAATTTTATTACTTTTGCAACACCACATCTTGGGTCAAGATTGCACAAGCAGGTGACATCCACAAGCATGGTTTCTTTTTCCCTTGCTATTTATTGGATCACAATTCAATTTCATGTCCTGATTTGTTTAATTTAATTATAGTAGGAGTAGAATAAGCTGGTCAAATTACACCATTGCCATCTGAAAATGTTTCATATTCAGATGCTTTCACCATCTAAATACTTTTATCCATGATAGCTAGTTATATGGGTTTTCACTTCCATCTAAATATTCTCCTTTCTGTATAAGAACTTGGTAATTTTCACATTTatactgttatatatatatatatatagtgttcgtGACACTTGAATTAGTTGTTTTTTCATTTTTAGAACACTTTCTGACCAGCTGATCTGAATGACCAATTTCACGCTTATGATTCTTTAGGTTAGATTAACGAAATATCACATAACAGATACAGAGGCTTGCAAAATCTTGAGGACAAGAGTTGTCTTGTTGTTCAATTATTTGAAACCAACATATACATCCTATTGTGCATCAATATGAAAATATTATATAGGTACCAGCTAAATTATAAAACATCTGAAAATATTGTTTAAGTGGCCACATAATAAATGGTTATGTAAACTATGCTTCTACTGCTTTGTTCTAGATCATCTGCAAGACATCATCTTAGAAAAGCCAACTGAGTATATGTTGCTACTTCTGCTTTTCTTTATCTTTCCAAAATACTTAGATTTCTTAATCCTTCTCAAAACATTTAATTTCTGCTGTTTTATACAAGGTGCAAATGCCACTTTGGCCAAACATGGTATCATTCCTACTGTGGGGAGGATGATCTGTACTTAGCTTAAACAATGTTATCTTTATTGCACTTTTCTTCCAAAATTGATAACAAGAATTTTGCAGATCCCAGTTCTTCGTGGTTTCTATGCATTGGAAAAAATGGCATATCATACTTGTTGGATTCTCGGAAGAACAGGAAAACATCTATTTCTAAAAGACAAAGATAATGGAAAACCTCCTCTTCTTGTTCAGATGGTCAATGACTATGGAGATCTTCGATTCATGTGGGCCTTGCTTTGTCATAGATCTTTAAATACCAGAATATTTAATAGTTTTATCATGTTAGTCTTTAATTTTATGTCTATGTTGGCAGGTCTGCTCTGCAATCTTTCAAGCGTCGTGTTGCATACTCGAATGTTTGCTTTGACTGTATCCCATTCTGTTTTTCATTAATGTGATATATATGCCTTAAGACTACCTGTTTGATTTATATCATTATGTGCATTTGTAGCATTTACCTTTTAAGAAAACTTAACTCAAGTTCAGTTATTGTTGGGCGAAAGACATCATCAATTCGTCGTCAACATGAGCTTCCCAAGGTAAAATTTTTAAGATTCAATTATGTAGCAGTGATATGGGCATATCTCATTGTCATTCTCTCTTTCTGCAGCGCCAAGATTTTATGAAAAATAGTCAATATCGGCACATTGTATATGTCGAGAAACCAATAATTACTGATGTGCCACAGATGAATTTTTCAGCGTCAATGACTTGTGAACTGAATACTATAAGTGAGATGGAAGGTTCATCACTAACTTTCTCACTTCTTTCTAGTTTAAATACTGTGACCTGAAATATCAGGGTTTTCTCATATAAATGGAttgtatattatataattatctgGCTTCCTTGATTTACACCAATAATAAATATCTACTTTGTGGTTTATATCCTAGAGCTCTCAAAGTATACTAGAACAAAATATTGATGTACATAGATAGGAAAATATGACACAATGTCTTTTAAGAAAGACAAAAAAAATATGGGTTGGTAACAATATGAGCAGTTATAAGGTGGTATCCTTTTAACTTCAGAGATATTTGTAAAAGTCCATGTAAAGTCAAAGACATTTTTTATCAAGCAGTCTCAGAAGGATCTTTAACTGAAAATATACAATTCTAGGAAGAAATGTTG from Musa acuminata AAA Group cultivar baxijiao chromosome BXJ1-3, Cavendish_Baxijiao_AAA, whole genome shotgun sequence encodes the following:
- the LOC135634651 gene encoding putative lipase ROG1 gives rise to the protein MAQGEAAPEDDGKRSSTRQWRRYTSYLRRPSCLNPAADGPTGMGSDRSVAAAVRDSGSAAEQPAPTHLVVMVNGIIGSAANWKYAAKQFVKSHPKDVVVHRSECNYSTLTFDGVDVMGERLADEVISIVANNPGLQKISFVGHSLGGLISRYAISLLYEKSIRKRSSEENGECEDHTPGTTCVDKILKGKIAGLEPINFITFATPHLGSRLHKQIPVLRGFYALEKMAYHTCWILGRTGKHLFLKDKDNGKPPLLVQMVNDYGDLRFMSALQSFKRRVAYSNVCFDFIVGRKTSSIRRQHELPKRQDFMKNSQYRHIVYVEKPIITDVPQMNFSASMTCELNTISEMEEVMINGLNRVPWERVDVSFRKCSQRFFAHSTMQVKTYLINSHGADVIFHMIDNFLL